CGCTAAAGCAAAAGTTTGAGTATTACCTGAGTCTAATGCTTGCTTGATGTTGAGCGTTGAATTGCTTCCAGCGGTAATGACGCCGCTTGTAAACAAGTTTTATGATGCACACAAGGCGCGAGGACGAGCAGCAAAGCACGATAAAGTTTGGGTGGTCAAAGATAGTTTTGAGATTATCGCGGCTTGTCGTTTGCAGCCTGTAGACGGCTATTGGTTGCTTGTGGGCGTTTATGTTGCACCACAGCATAGAAAACAAGGTATTGCGAAAAAATTAATTGAAACAGTGATTACACAGTTTCGAAGTCTGCAGCCACAGCAGGTAATTTATACTTTTGCATATTGCTATCTCCATGACTTTTA
The sequence above is a segment of the Pseudoalteromonas piscicida genome. Coding sequences within it:
- a CDS encoding GNAT family N-acetyltransferase encodes the protein MLSVELLPAVMTPLVNKFYDAHKARGRAAKHDKVWVVKDSFEIIAACRLQPVDGYWLLVGVYVAPQHRKQGIAKKLIETVITQFRSLQPQQVIYTFAYCYLHDFYSALGFQSNSRELPPELASRLSSYLGQNRQLVAMYYV